The following are encoded in a window of Astyanax mexicanus isolate ESR-SI-001 chromosome 6, AstMex3_surface, whole genome shotgun sequence genomic DNA:
- the cremb gene encoding cAMP responsive element modulator b isoform X3, translating to MAVIGEEKESAPASNMSAYQIHSPSSSLPQGVVMTSPPSSLHSPQHVAEETSHKRELRLLKNREAARECRRKKKEYVKCLENRVAVLENQNKTLIEELRALKDLYCHKIE from the exons ATGGCTGTGATTGGAGAGGAGAAAGAGTCAG CTCCTGCAAGTAACATGTCAGCGTATCAGATCCATTCACCCAGCTCCAGCCTACCACAGGGTGTAGTGATGACCAGTCCACCCAGCTCCTTACACAGCCCACAACATGTAGCAGAGGAAACCTCACACAAGAGGGAGCTCCGCCTACTGAAAAACAG GGAAGCTGCTCGGGAATGCCGGCGGAAGAAGAAAGAATATGTCAAATGTCTTGAAAATCGTGTTGCTGTGCTCGAAAATCAAAACAAGACGCTTATTGAAGAACTCAGGGCCCTAAAAGACTTGTATTGTCACAAAATTGAATAG
- the cpne3 gene encoding copine-3 isoform X1, giving the protein MATQCVTKVELTVSCENLLDMDVGSKSDPLCVLHMNTSGNQWFEVARTERVKNCLNPKFAKKLVIDYHFEIVQKLKFGLYDIDNKTIDLGDDDFLGEMECSLGQIVSSGKLTRPLILKNKRPAGKSTITISAEEIKDNRVVNFEAEARKLDNKDFFGKSDPYLEFYRQTESGWQLAHRTEVVKNNLNPCWRPFKIPLQSLCGGDLEKPIKVECYDYDNDGSHDLIGIFETNMKRLQEASRTSPAEFDCINSKKKQKKKNYKNSGVVSFKLCQVVKEYTFLDYIMGGCQINFTVGVDFTGSNGDPRSPDSLHYISPNGVNEYLSAIWSVGLVVQDYDSDKMFPAFGFGAQIPPQWQVSHEFPLNFNPSNPFCSGVEGMVEAYRQCLPQVKLYGPTNFSPIIRHVSRFAQEALQQNSASQYYVLLIITDGVITDMDQTRAAIVAASNLPMSIIIVGVGGADFTDMEILDGDDGRLRSPSGELAVRDIVQFVPFRKFQNSPKEALAQSVLAEVPGQVVTFFNMLKLSPLNSSTPVATA; this is encoded by the exons ATGGCGACGCAGTGTGTGACCAAGGTGGAGCTGACAGTCTCCTGTGAAAACCTCTTGGATATGGATGTGGGCTCCAAATCTGACCCCTTATGTGTACTACACATGAATACATCTGGAAACCAGTGGTTTGAG GTTGCTCGCACGGAGAGAGTAAAGAACTGCCTTAATCCAAAATTTGCCAAGAAGCTGGTCATCGATTATCACTTTGAAATAGTACAGAAGCTTAAATTTGGCCTTTATGATATAGACAATAAAACAATTGACCTGGGTGATGATGATTTCCTTGGAGAGATGGAGTGCTCTTTGGGTCAG attgtGTCCAGTGGCAAGCTGACCAGGCCACTAATATTGAAGAACAAAAGGCCAGCAGGAAAAAGCACTATTACA ATCAGTGCAGAAGAAATCAAGGACAATAGAGTGGTTAACTTCGAAGCTGAGGCCAGGAAACTCGATAATAAG GATTTCTTCGGAAAGTCAGACCCTTACCTGGAGTTTTATAGGCAAACAGAGTCAGGATGGCAGCTTGCCCACAGAACAGAG GTGGTGAAGAACAACCTTAACCCCTGTTGGAGACCTTTTAAAATACCTCTGCAGTCTCTGTGTGGAGGAGACCTGGAGAAACCCATTAAG GTAGAATGCTACGACTATGACAATGATGGGTCACATGACCTTATTGGAATTTTTGAGACAAATATGAAACGTCTACAGGAGGCTTCGCGTACTTCACCG GCAGAGTTTGACTGTATTAACAGtaagaagaaacagaagaagaagaactataAGAACTCTGGTGTTGTGAGTTTTAAGCTCTGCCAG GTGGTGAAGGAATACACCTTTTTGGATTACATCATGGGTGGTTGCCAGATAAATTTTACT GTGGGAGTGGACTTCACAGGGTCAAATGGTGACCCGAGGTCTCCTGACTCTTTGCACTACATCAGCCCTAATGGAGTAAATGAGTACCTTAGTGCCATCTGGTCTGTTGGCCTGGTGGTCCAGGATTATGACAG TGATAAAATGTTCCCAGCATTTGGTTTTGGGGCTCAGATTCCACCACAGTGGCAG GTGTCCCATGAGTTCCCTCTGAACTTCAATCCATCAAACCCATTTTGTTCTG GTGTGGAGGGCATGGTGGAGGCTTACAGGCAGTGCTTGCCCCAGGTCAAGCTTTATGGCCCTACAAATTTTTCTCCTATCATCAGACACGTGAGCCGCTTTGCTCAGGAGGCTCTACAGCAGAACTCAGCATCA CAATACTATGTCCTGCTCATCATCACCGATGGAGTAATCACAGACATGGATCAAACCCGTGCTGCCATCGTAGCTGCCTCCAACTTGCCCATGTCCATCATCATTGTGGGTGTAGGCGGGGCTGACTTCACTGACATGGAGATTTTGGATGGGGATGATGGACGTTTAAGATCTCCATCGGGAGAGCTCGCCGTGCGAGACATCGTGCAGTTTGTGCCTTTCCGAAAGTTCCAGAAT TCTCCTAAGGAGGCCCTGGCACAGTCTGTGCTGGCAGAAGTTCCTGGTCAGGTTGTCACTTTCTTCAACATGTTGAAGCTCAGCCCGCTCAACTCCAGCACTCCTGTAGCTACTGCTTAA
- the cpne3 gene encoding copine-3 isoform X2, with protein MATQCVTKVELTVSCENLLDMDVGSKSDPLCVLHMNTSGNQWFEVARTERVKNCLNPKFAKKLVIDYHFEIVQKLKFGLYDIDNKTIDLGDDDFLGEMECSLGQIVSSGKLTRPLILKNKRPAGKSTITISAEEIKDNRVVNFEAEARKLDNKDFFGKSDPYLEFYRQTESGWQLAHRTEVVKNNLNPCWRPFKIPLQSLCGGDLEKPIKVECYDYDNDGSHDLIGIFETNMKRLQEASRTSPAEFDCINSKKKQKKKNYKNSGVVSFKLCQVVKEYTFLDYIMGGCQINFTVGVDFTGSNGDPRSPDSLHYISPNGVNEYLSAIWSVGLVVQDYDSDKMFPAFGFGAQIPPQWQVSHEFPLNFNPSNPFCSGVEGMVEAYRQCLPQVKLYGPTNFSPIIRHVSRFAQEALQQNSASQYYVLLIITDGVITDMDQTRAAIVAASNLPMSIIIVGVGGADFTDMEILDGDDGRLRSPSGELAVRDIVQFVPFRKFQNASREALAQCVLAELPQQLVTYFRYKKLQPPHDPNPK; from the exons ATGGCGACGCAGTGTGTGACCAAGGTGGAGCTGACAGTCTCCTGTGAAAACCTCTTGGATATGGATGTGGGCTCCAAATCTGACCCCTTATGTGTACTACACATGAATACATCTGGAAACCAGTGGTTTGAG GTTGCTCGCACGGAGAGAGTAAAGAACTGCCTTAATCCAAAATTTGCCAAGAAGCTGGTCATCGATTATCACTTTGAAATAGTACAGAAGCTTAAATTTGGCCTTTATGATATAGACAATAAAACAATTGACCTGGGTGATGATGATTTCCTTGGAGAGATGGAGTGCTCTTTGGGTCAG attgtGTCCAGTGGCAAGCTGACCAGGCCACTAATATTGAAGAACAAAAGGCCAGCAGGAAAAAGCACTATTACA ATCAGTGCAGAAGAAATCAAGGACAATAGAGTGGTTAACTTCGAAGCTGAGGCCAGGAAACTCGATAATAAG GATTTCTTCGGAAAGTCAGACCCTTACCTGGAGTTTTATAGGCAAACAGAGTCAGGATGGCAGCTTGCCCACAGAACAGAG GTGGTGAAGAACAACCTTAACCCCTGTTGGAGACCTTTTAAAATACCTCTGCAGTCTCTGTGTGGAGGAGACCTGGAGAAACCCATTAAG GTAGAATGCTACGACTATGACAATGATGGGTCACATGACCTTATTGGAATTTTTGAGACAAATATGAAACGTCTACAGGAGGCTTCGCGTACTTCACCG GCAGAGTTTGACTGTATTAACAGtaagaagaaacagaagaagaagaactataAGAACTCTGGTGTTGTGAGTTTTAAGCTCTGCCAG GTGGTGAAGGAATACACCTTTTTGGATTACATCATGGGTGGTTGCCAGATAAATTTTACT GTGGGAGTGGACTTCACAGGGTCAAATGGTGACCCGAGGTCTCCTGACTCTTTGCACTACATCAGCCCTAATGGAGTAAATGAGTACCTTAGTGCCATCTGGTCTGTTGGCCTGGTGGTCCAGGATTATGACAG TGATAAAATGTTCCCAGCATTTGGTTTTGGGGCTCAGATTCCACCACAGTGGCAG GTGTCCCATGAGTTCCCTCTGAACTTCAATCCATCAAACCCATTTTGTTCTG GTGTGGAGGGCATGGTGGAGGCTTACAGGCAGTGCTTGCCCCAGGTCAAGCTTTATGGCCCTACAAATTTTTCTCCTATCATCAGACACGTGAGCCGCTTTGCTCAGGAGGCTCTACAGCAGAACTCAGCATCA CAATACTATGTCCTGCTCATCATCACCGATGGAGTAATCACAGACATGGATCAAACCCGTGCTGCCATCGTAGCTGCCTCCAACTTGCCCATGTCCATCATCATTGTGGGTGTAGGCGGGGCTGACTTCACTGACATGGAGATTTTGGATGGGGATGATGGACGTTTAAGATCTCCATCGGGAGAGCTCGCCGTGCGAGACATCGTGCAGTTTGTGCCTTTCCGAAAGTTCCAGAAT GCCTCCAGGGAAGCACTTGCTCAGTGTGTACTAGCAGAACTGCCTCAACAACTTGTGACCTACTTCAGATATAAAAAGCTGCAGCCTCCCCATGATCCAAACCCTAAGTAG